TAGAGTCAGGAAACAAATTATAGCGCTCGCTGTTTCCCGCCACTGATCCTCTGGTGCTGGAGCCACTGGTTCGGTTAATAACCTTGCTTCTAACGCCACACAGGGCCAGGAATCGTTCGAACCGTCGTTGGTGGTCAAAGTCCTGTAAACGGACTTCCCGAAGGTCCTCCCGAACGGAGCCCTCATCATCACTTATTCCATGTGCTGCCGACTGCTGTGGCGTAGCATACATGGAGTCCAATATTTCGTGATCTCTTCGTCTTTCTACCTCAATTATATCTCCTAAATCCAATTCCCCCATAATTATTTTtaggtcgatcgacccaGATAAGATTACAAGCTATTATTTCATACTATACATTATTAATCCCCTCGTTCCCTATATTCCTGACCTCTTGCTGGAGACCTTTCTCGTGGCATGGCGATGTCATCCTTTTTGACAACAGGAACATAACTAGTCTCATGTCTATAAGCGCGGTTTTGCTGAGCTGGCGATGGCTTGGCCCCTAGGCCTAAGTATGGCGGTCTGGGCTTTGAAACAGGCGTTTTCGATCGAGTTCCGGAACCCTTCCAGCCCATTCCCCGCAGCATTGCTTCGCCAAACTTTTCCACAGGCATTTTCTCGTAACTTTTCAAAGTAGGGACCTCGCCGTCCTGGCTCTCGATCGATTTGGGCGCCAGCAGTCGCGAGCCGATTGTTTGCGGTCTTTCGGTTTCCATTTTGTTCAGGCCATAATGTAGCTCTTTGTTGTCCTGCTCTGTTCGCTCTCTCCGTCGTGCTTCCCAGCCATCTTGTTTTATAACGGGCTTGATTACTAGGGGCTCATCTTTCTTATGCTGTATATCGTCAACGTTGCGGATCTCTACCTTTGtgtccttcttctcctcgtcctcaaatAGCTCGCTCCGTTTCAACGATGCGGACTTCTTCTTAAGCGAGAACCCCACCTTGGACGCGGGCTTTTTCGTGGAGAAGTTCATAAtggaaataaaaaataattagTCCCATGCTGATCTTGCGAAGAATTCATCCCTCGCAAAACCCGCTCGCTTTCCTTCGTCGGCTTTCCAGCAAGCCAGATAAGTTTCCCTCAGATGGACAACAGGCAGAACGAATAAACAAACAGACAGCCAAACTGATCAATGACATAGAATCCAAAAGCCCTGAAAACAATGGGTCTGCCCTCAAGGATTACATCAATGCTGTCATTGGAAGCGAGAACTTCAAAGAGCTTAAGGCTGAGTTTGCACGTTTCCACTCCGAGCGAGCCAAATTAGCAAAAGAATACCACAGCTCTTTTAGCGACAAGCTCGACCGAACTGCCGCAGAGCTTAGAAAGAGTGCTACGATAGCCTCCAAACTCATGAACGACTTGACAGGATACACAaagatcaacaaactgaaggagaagataGTGGAAAACGAACAGAAGATGAGAGATTTAAGAGCCTTGATCAGCGAAAGCAAGCAGAATTATGCACGTGCTCTTGAAGAACAGACatcagcacagaaacatATCAACGAGCTTCTTGAACGGAAACACAGCTGGAGTTCTCAGGATCTCGAGAAATTTACGAATCTCTACAGAAACGGCCATGAATTGGAGCGCCGCGTGGAAGCGAACTTTAACAAAGTGGCAGAAttggaggccaaggagaaCGATTTGCACAATGAATTGATTCAGAGCATTATGGAGAGGTATCACGAAGAGCAGGTGTGGTCCGACAAGATTCGACAGTTTTCTACGTGGGGTACCATCTTCATCGTGTGTGTAAACTTGTTGCTGATGCTTTTAGTGCAGCTGTTATTCGAGCCTTGGAAAAGATATAGACTTCTGAGCTCTTTCGAATCGAAAGTtaaagagctttttgagacCCAGGGACTAGAGAACTGGGACAAACTGAAATCTGGATTGCAGAACATCGAGCGCAGACTCGACAAGTTCGAGCATGTTGAAGGCATACTACCTGCCGATTTCTCTTGGAGTAGCATAAGACAGTGGGCCACCAAGCTGAGACTTAtctttttcagcgacaaaTTCTACAAGCTTGATGTGTCGTCGGTGGAATTGACTGCATTCTGTGGCGCAATCAGCTCTATCTTCCTCATCCTAGGCATGGTTCTGTCTAGACTTCTCTTATAGACATATGGCGTctatcgacgcgtcgacaATAAAATACTCCTTACACCGAGCAAGAGCTAAAACGAACAAAAAGTTTTGGATAAATCAGTTTGCCACCGGTTAGAGCGTAACAAAAACTTGAATCTCCTTATAACAATAAACATACTAGCATGGAAGAAATTGGTATCTACCCAACACACACGCCTGGTATTGGTCAGCCTGTCGAAAGTATAAACTCGAATGCCAATGGTAATGCCAATAAGAATAGCACAGACGTTTATTTAAAActgaagaagctggagaaggaaTTGCAACTTCTGATGTTGCAAGAAGACTACATTAAAGACGAACAGCGCCACCTAAAGCGAGAACTGATCAGAGCACAGGAAGAAGTGAAGAAAATTCAGAGTGTTCCTCTTGTCATTGGACAGTTCTTGGAACCTATTGATCAGCACACAGGTATTGTTTCGTCGACTACGGGCTCCAATTACGTGGTTAGAATTTTGTCGACGTTGGACAGAGAGCTTTTGAAGCCTTCAGCCTCTGTTGCGCTCCACCGTCATTCTAATGCCCTTGTGGACATTTTACCACCAGAGGCAGACTCCTCGATATCGATAGTGGGAGAAAACGAAAAACCAGATGTCACATACAACGACGTGGGAGGATTAGACATgcaaaaacaagaaatcAGAGAGGCTGTGGAGTTGCCTCTCACGCAAGCAGATCTGTACAAGCAGATTGGTATAGATCCTCCTCGAGGTGTCCTTCTGTATGGTCCCCCAGGTACAGGTAAGACAATGCTGGTCAAGGCCGTTGCCAACAGCTCTACCGCTTCATTCATTAGAGTCAACGGCTCGGAGTTTGTGCAAAAGTATCTTGGAGAAGGCCCTAGAATGGTGAGAGACGTTTTCAGACTGGCCAGGGAAAACTCGCCATCTATTATTTTCATCGACGAAATTGACGCAATTGCCACAAAGAGATTCGATGCCCAGACCGGTGCCGACAGAGAGGTGCAAAGAATCTTGATAGAGCTTCTCACGCAGATGGATGGATTTGACCAATCCACCAATGTTAAGGTCATCATGGCCACTAATAGACCAGATACGCTGGACCCGGCTCTTTTGAGACCTGGAAGATTGGACAGAAAGATTGAGTTCCCCTCGCTAAGAGACAGAAGAGAGAGGAGATTGATTTTCAGTACAATTGCAGCCAAGATGTCGCTTTCCCCAGAGGTGGATCTGGATTCGTTAATTATGAGAAATGAGCCACTGAGTGGAGCTATCATCGCTGCCATTATGCAAGAAGCTGGTCTCCGTGCAGTGAGAAAGAACAGGTATGTTATCTTACAGAGCGATTTGGAAGAAGCGTACACGGCACAAGTGAAGACAGGAAATGAAGTCGATAAGTTTGAGTTCTATAAATAAGCAGTGAAATTGAAGATTCCGATGCCTGGTTTGAAGGCTTCCCATCCGTATTTATCAAATTCAGAATGATCCATACTATAATGCCACTTATAGCTCCAAATCTGACGATAATGGAGACTAGTGTTCTTGAAATTAAGCATGGCGTTCTGTGGGGCTATGAGAAGTACATGTCCGTTAGATTCTGTAATGTCCGCTAGCAATGGCTCGAGGGACTCGTATTCAAAA
The sequence above is a segment of the Ogataea parapolymorpha DL-1 chromosome I, whole genome shotgun sequence genome. Coding sequences within it:
- a CDS encoding Conserved hypothetical membrane protein — protein: MINDIESKSPENNGSALKDYINAVIGSENFKELKAEFARFHSERAKLAKEYHSSFSDKLDRTAAELRKSATIASKLMNDLTGYTKINKLKEKIVENEQKMRDLRALISESKQNYARALEEQTSAQKHINELLERKHSWSSQDLEKFTNLYRNGHELERRVEANFNKVAELEAKENDLHNELIQSIMERYHEEQVWSDKIRQFSTWGTIFIVCVNLLLMLLVQLLFEPWKRYRLLSSFESKVKELFETQGLENWDKLKSGLQNIERRLDKFEHVEGILPADFSWSSIRQWATKLRLIFFSDKFYKLDVSSVELTAFCGAISSIFLILGMVLSRLLL
- a CDS encoding putative proteasome regulatory particle subunit Rpt3; amino-acid sequence: MEEIGIYPTHTPGIGQPVESINSNANGNANKNSTDVYLKLKKLEKELQLLMLQEDYIKDEQRHLKRELIRAQEEVKKIQSVPLVIGQFLEPIDQHTGIVSSTTGSNYVVRILSTLDRELLKPSASVALHRHSNALVDILPPEADSSISIVGENEKPDVTYNDVGGLDMQKQEIREAVELPLTQADLYKQIGIDPPRGVLLYGPPGTGKTMLVKAVANSSTASFIRVNGSEFVQKYLGEGPRMVRDVFRLARENSPSIIFIDEIDAIATKRFDAQTGADREVQRILIELLTQMDGFDQSTNVKVIMATNRPDTLDPALLRPGRLDRKIEFPSLRDRRERRLIFSTIAAKMSLSPEVDLDSLIMRNEPLSGAIIAAIMQEAGLRAVRKNRYVILQSDLEEAYTAQVKTGNEVDKFEFYK